The following coding sequences lie in one Maribacter forsetii DSM 18668 genomic window:
- a CDS encoding ribose-phosphate pyrophosphokinase, translated as MPYQVPQPKIFACTQSKVLGEKIAKAYGAEIGKISFSRYSDGEFQPSFEESIRGTRIFLIGSTHPGPENLMEMLLMIDAAKRASARHITAVMPYFGWARQDRKDKPRVPIAAKLVAKMLETAGATRIITMDLHADQIQGFFEKPVDHLFASTLFLPYLKNLDLKDLTIASPDMGGSKRAYAYSKALDSDVVVCYKQRAKANVISHMELIGDVKGKNVVLADDMVDTAGTLTKAADLMMERGALSVRAIATHGLLSGDAYEKIEKSKLTELIITDSIPAEVKSDKVKVLSCADLFADVMDKVHNNNSISSKFLM; from the coding sequence ATGCCATACCAAGTTCCACAACCAAAAATATTTGCTTGTACCCAAAGTAAAGTCTTAGGGGAGAAAATTGCCAAAGCATATGGTGCCGAAATAGGCAAAATATCGTTTTCCCGATATAGTGACGGTGAATTTCAACCTTCTTTTGAAGAATCTATTCGTGGAACAAGAATATTCCTAATTGGCTCAACACACCCTGGTCCAGAAAATTTAATGGAAATGTTGTTGATGATAGATGCTGCCAAAAGAGCATCTGCACGTCATATTACAGCAGTTATGCCATATTTTGGCTGGGCAAGACAAGACAGAAAAGATAAACCTAGAGTACCTATAGCAGCTAAACTAGTTGCCAAAATGTTGGAAACAGCTGGTGCCACTAGAATTATCACTATGGATCTACATGCTGACCAAATACAAGGTTTCTTTGAAAAACCTGTAGATCACTTATTTGCATCTACATTGTTTTTACCTTATTTAAAAAATCTAGATTTAAAAGATCTTACTATAGCTTCACCAGATATGGGCGGTTCAAAAAGAGCTTATGCCTACTCTAAAGCTTTGGATAGCGATGTGGTAGTTTGTTATAAGCAAAGAGCCAAAGCCAATGTTATATCTCACATGGAATTGATCGGTGATGTAAAAGGTAAAAATGTGGTCTTAGCAGATGATATGGTAGATACTGCAGGCACCTTGACCAAAGCAGCTGACCTAATGATGGAAAGAGGCGCTTTAAGCGTAAGGGCTATTGCTACTCACGGTCTATTATCGGGAGATGCATATGAGAAAATAGAAAAATCAAAACTTACGGAACTGATTATTACAGATTCAATTCCGGCAGAGGTAAAAAGTGACAAAGTTAAAGTTTTAAGTTGTGCCGATTTATTTGCAGATGTAATGGATAAGGTTCATAACAATAACTCTATATCTTCTAAGTTCTTAATGTAA
- a CDS encoding transcription termination/antitermination NusG family protein: MNVFELKSSLNNLSHVLKIDFGMLLAYDRIAIFTRKHRYHFTIHYGRYTVPICNNFKATNQSPFLMQQGNSTHINSLKWFVLVVKTKREKQVAEILERHGFEIYCPVKKEV; encoded by the coding sequence TTGAATGTTTTTGAATTAAAAAGTAGCTTAAATAATCTTTCACATGTTTTAAAAATTGATTTTGGTATGCTTTTAGCTTATGATAGAATAGCAATATTTACCCGTAAACATCGTTATCATTTCACAATACATTATGGTAGATACACAGTGCCAATATGTAATAATTTTAAAGCAACTAACCAGTCCCCTTTTTTAATGCAGCAAGGTAATTCAACTCATATAAATTCATTAAAATGGTTTGTTTTAGTCGTTAAAACAAAACGAGAGAAGCAAGTTGCTGAAATTTTGGAACGTCACGGATTTGAAATTTACTGCCCGGTAAAGAAAGAAGTGTAG
- a CDS encoding transposase — MKNSKFSESQIIKSLKENEQARSVGDLSRELGIDKSTFYYGRKKYGGMEQQQLKRFKGASRREQ, encoded by the coding sequence ATGAAAAACAGCAAATTTAGCGAGAGCCAGATTATTAAATCTCTTAAGGAAAACGAACAAGCAAGATCCGTAGGTGATCTATCCAGGGAATTAGGAATTGATAAAAGCACTTTCTACTATGGGCGCAAGAAGTACGGAGGTATGGAACAACAACAGCTTAAACGTTTTAAAGGAGCTTCAAGAAGAGAACAATAA
- a CDS encoding DNA cytosine methyltransferase, translated as MNIVSFFAGAGGLDLGFEQAGFNVIWANEYDKDIWETYQKNHPDTTFDKRSIVDIPADDVPDCDGIIGGPPCQSWSAAGAARGIQDKRGQLFYDFIRILEAKQPKFFLAENVSGMLIGKHSTALDGIKKLLKNAGVGYDLSFKMLNASDYNVPQDRKRVFFIGIRKDLGFKYEFPTETFPKITLESAIGDLDKKAIPALEFNNTNGNKCTIPNHEYMIGGFSTMFMSRNRVRNWDEQSFTIQAGGRHAPIHPQAPKMKLIEKDVRVFVPGKEQLYRRLSVRECARIQTFPNDFIFHYKKVAAGYKMIGNAVPVNLAKFLAKSIMTQLKANEHKLSKIERVK; from the coding sequence ATGAATATAGTATCCTTTTTTGCGGGAGCAGGTGGTTTAGATCTTGGTTTTGAACAAGCCGGTTTTAATGTCATTTGGGCAAATGAATATGATAAGGATATTTGGGAAACCTACCAGAAGAATCACCCTGATACTACATTTGACAAAAGAAGTATAGTTGATATACCTGCGGATGATGTACCTGATTGTGACGGAATTATTGGAGGTCCACCCTGCCAAAGTTGGAGTGCAGCTGGGGCTGCAAGAGGCATTCAAGATAAAAGAGGACAGTTATTCTATGATTTTATAAGGATACTTGAAGCAAAACAACCCAAATTCTTTTTGGCAGAAAACGTGAGCGGAATGCTTATTGGCAAACATAGTACTGCACTTGATGGAATTAAAAAACTGCTAAAAAATGCAGGTGTAGGTTATGACCTATCTTTTAAAATGCTCAACGCATCTGACTATAATGTACCGCAAGACAGAAAAAGAGTGTTCTTTATAGGCATTAGAAAAGATTTAGGTTTCAAATATGAATTCCCTACCGAAACCTTCCCAAAAATAACACTAGAATCTGCCATAGGTGATTTAGATAAAAAAGCCATTCCCGCTTTAGAGTTCAATAACACCAATGGCAATAAGTGTACTATACCTAATCATGAATATATGATAGGTGGCTTTTCTACTATGTTCATGTCTAGAAATCGCGTCCGTAATTGGGACGAGCAATCTTTTACCATACAAGCAGGCGGCAGGCATGCACCTATACATCCGCAGGCACCAAAAATGAAGCTAATAGAAAAGGATGTTAGAGTTTTTGTACCAGGTAAAGAACAACTTTACAGAAGGCTAAGCGTACGAGAATGCGCCAGAATACAGACGTTCCCAAACGATTTTATTTTTCATTATAAAAAAGTAGCTGCAGGTTATAAAATGATAGGTAATGCAGTACCTGTCAACCTAGCAAAGTTTTTAGCCAAAAGTATTATGACTCAATTAAAGGCAAATGAGCATAAATTATCGAAAATTGAAAGGGTAAAATGA
- a CDS encoding DDE-type integrase/transposase/recombinase encodes MWYYQSKKDDSEVIDKLTTLAESYPTRGFDEYYYKIRREGLKWNRKRVLRVYREMKLGLRRKHKKCLVKRIKQPLETPSSLNECWSMDFMSDALTDGRKLRVFNVLDDCNREALAIDAGLSYPARAVIETLERLKDEIGAPKYVRCDNGPEFTSKTFMNWCKKNFIEIKYTQPGKPMQNGYIERFNRFFREDILDVYHLSTSKDKR; translated from the coding sequence ATGTGGTATTACCAAAGTAAGAAAGATGATAGCGAGGTTATCGATAAGCTAACGACGTTGGCGGAATCGTACCCAACTAGAGGTTTTGACGAATATTATTACAAGATCCGTCGTGAAGGCTTAAAATGGAACAGAAAACGAGTGTTACGTGTGTACCGCGAAATGAAACTCGGTCTACGCCGTAAACATAAAAAATGTTTGGTCAAACGAATAAAACAACCTTTGGAAACACCTTCGTCACTGAATGAGTGTTGGAGTATGGATTTTATGAGCGATGCGCTTACCGATGGCAGAAAGTTGCGTGTATTCAATGTTTTGGATGATTGTAACCGTGAAGCTCTAGCAATAGATGCAGGACTTTCTTATCCAGCGAGAGCCGTAATCGAAACATTGGAGCGTTTAAAAGATGAAATAGGAGCACCTAAATACGTGAGGTGCGATAACGGTCCGGAGTTTACCTCCAAGACTTTTATGAACTGGTGCAAAAAGAACTTTATAGAAATTAAATATACACAACCGGGAAAGCCAATGCAAAACGGATATATAGAACGATTTAATCGCTTTTTTAGAGAAGATATATTGGATGTCTATCATTTATCAACTTCAAAAGATAAACGATAA
- a CDS encoding 50S ribosomal protein L25/general stress protein Ctc, translated as MKAITIKGSERESVGKKATKALRNAGKVPCVVYGGEKPLHFSADELAFRDLVYTPNAHTVAIELDGGTSVKAIMQDIQFHPVTDAIIHIDFYQLFDDKMVTMNIPVTLEGNSPGVRNGGRLLFRKRKLAIKAIPSKLPDFFNVDISKLKIGQNISVASLLSEDFTILHPESQVVVQVKTARTAVVADDEDEEGEEGAEGASEEAAQE; from the coding sequence ATGAAAGCAATTACAATTAAAGGATCAGAAAGAGAAAGCGTGGGCAAAAAGGCAACTAAAGCCCTACGTAATGCTGGAAAGGTTCCTTGCGTGGTATACGGAGGGGAAAAACCATTACACTTTTCAGCAGATGAACTAGCGTTCAGAGATTTGGTTTACACTCCAAATGCACACACAGTTGCAATTGAATTGGATGGCGGAACTTCAGTTAAAGCGATCATGCAAGATATTCAGTTTCACCCTGTAACAGATGCCATCATCCATATTGATTTTTATCAATTATTCGATGATAAAATGGTTACTATGAATATTCCTGTAACATTAGAAGGAAATTCTCCAGGTGTACGTAATGGTGGACGTTTATTGTTCAGAAAACGTAAACTTGCAATCAAAGCTATACCAAGCAAATTACCAGATTTCTTTAACGTCGATATTTCTAAATTGAAAATCGGTCAAAATATTTCTGTAGCATCATTGTTGAGTGAAGATTTCACCATCTTACACCCAGAAAGTCAAGTTGTTGTACAAGTTAAAACTGCTCGTACCGCTGTTGTGGCCGATGATGAAGATGAAGAAGGAGAAGAAGGAGCTGAAGGTGCATCTGAAGAAGCTGCTCAAGAATAG
- the dinB gene encoding DNA polymerase IV, translated as MSKTILHIDLDTFYVSVERLNNRELQHKPLLVGGTGDRGVVAACSYETRGFGVHSGMPMKMARELCPDAVVIRGNAGDYSKHSDIVTEIIKEYVPVFEKSSIDEFYADLTGMDRFFGCYQYASEMRKKIINETGLPISFGLSANKVVSKVATNEAKPNNQLKIDEGLEKPFLAPLSIKKIPMVGDKTYQTLRNLGLRQVRTVQEMPMEVMQRVLGANGGVIWKRANGIDNTPVIPFCERKSISTERTFNKDTIDVNRLRGILIAMTENLAYQLRRGDKLTACISVKIRYSDFNTYSKQMRIPYTSGDHILIPKILDLFKTLYNRRLLVRLIGIRFSHLVSGNYQINLFDDTEEILSLYNAMDNIRKRYGDKSVLRASGMGAKTIGRMHNPFNGLPPVVLAHRKI; from the coding sequence ATGAGCAAAACCATTTTACATATCGATTTAGATACTTTTTATGTTTCTGTAGAACGATTAAATAATCGTGAGTTGCAGCATAAGCCTTTGTTAGTGGGCGGTACCGGAGATCGCGGAGTAGTAGCGGCGTGTAGTTATGAGACCCGTGGCTTCGGAGTGCATTCTGGTATGCCTATGAAAATGGCGCGAGAACTTTGCCCCGATGCTGTCGTAATTCGTGGTAATGCGGGTGACTATAGTAAGCACTCAGATATAGTGACCGAAATTATAAAAGAGTACGTACCCGTATTTGAAAAATCGAGTATAGATGAGTTCTATGCAGATCTCACTGGTATGGATCGTTTTTTTGGTTGCTACCAATATGCATCAGAAATGCGGAAGAAGATTATCAATGAAACCGGACTCCCTATTTCTTTCGGATTATCAGCTAATAAAGTAGTTTCTAAAGTAGCCACGAACGAGGCGAAACCAAACAATCAATTAAAGATAGATGAGGGGTTGGAAAAACCTTTTTTGGCTCCGTTATCCATTAAAAAAATACCAATGGTGGGTGATAAGACTTACCAGACTTTACGGAACCTGGGCCTGCGACAAGTCCGGACGGTACAAGAAATGCCCATGGAGGTAATGCAAAGGGTGTTGGGTGCTAATGGCGGAGTAATATGGAAGCGTGCTAATGGAATTGATAATACGCCTGTAATTCCGTTTTGCGAGCGAAAATCAATCTCCACGGAACGCACTTTTAATAAAGATACTATTGATGTAAACAGACTACGTGGTATTCTTATCGCAATGACCGAAAATTTGGCATATCAATTACGACGTGGAGATAAGTTAACGGCTTGTATTTCAGTGAAGATTAGGTACTCGGATTTTAATACTTATTCAAAGCAAATGCGGATTCCCTATACCAGCGGAGACCATATTCTAATACCTAAAATTTTAGATCTGTTCAAGACCTTATATAACCGTAGGTTGTTAGTGCGATTAATTGGTATACGTTTTAGTCATTTAGTATCGGGCAATTATCAGATCAACCTGTTTGATGATACTGAAGAAATTCTAAGTCTTTACAACGCTATGGACAACATTCGTAAACGCTACGGTGACAAAAGTGTGCTGCGAGCATCGGGTATGGGAGCAAAAACAATAGGAAGAATGCATAACCCTTTCAACGGATTGCCGCCTGTTGTGTTGGCGCATAGAAAAATCTAG
- the pth gene encoding aminoacyl-tRNA hydrolase, which produces MFPFLKSLFNNQNIITEEKDPMKKFLIVGLGNIGEEYAETRHNIGFKVLDEVAKVNDFTFETAKLGDIGSYKVKGRTIICLKPSTYMNRSGKALKYWMDKEKIPQGNVLVITDDINLPFGTIRIKTKGSNGGHNGLKDIELFLQTILYNRYRFGVGADFGKGRQVEYVLGQWNDEEKALMPERLKKSAEIINSFALAGIVRTMNQFNNS; this is translated from the coding sequence ATGTTCCCGTTTTTAAAATCTCTTTTTAATAACCAGAACATAATTACAGAAGAAAAAGACCCCATGAAGAAATTTTTAATCGTTGGCCTTGGCAATATAGGAGAAGAATATGCAGAAACCCGCCATAATATAGGTTTTAAAGTACTGGATGAAGTAGCCAAAGTAAATGACTTTACTTTTGAAACCGCTAAACTTGGTGATATAGGTTCTTATAAAGTAAAAGGGAGAACAATTATTTGCCTTAAACCATCTACTTACATGAACCGAAGCGGTAAAGCTTTAAAGTATTGGATGGATAAAGAAAAAATACCTCAAGGCAATGTTTTAGTGATAACCGATGACATCAATTTACCATTTGGTACTATCCGCATAAAAACGAAAGGAAGCAATGGCGGCCATAACGGGTTAAAGGATATAGAGCTGTTTCTTCAAACCATTCTTTACAATAGGTATAGATTTGGCGTGGGAGCAGATTTTGGCAAAGGCAGACAGGTGGAATATGTTTTGGGACAATGGAACGATGAGGAAAAAGCTTTAATGCCTGAACGTTTAAAAAAATCGGCGGAAATCATTAATTCATTTGCACTAGCCGGAATAGTAAGGACCATGAATCAATTCAATAATTCTTAA
- a CDS encoding DUF808 domain-containing protein, giving the protein MASGFFAILDDVAALLDDVAAMSKIATKKTAGILGDDLAVNAEKASGFVSKRELPVLWAISKGSLLNKIIILPIAFLLSAFLPWAVTVVLILGGIYLAFEGAEKIYEFFVPHEHDHVAASIQPMTKEEILELEKTKVKSAIVTDFILSIEIVIIALGAVISEPLVTQIMVVSVVALIATVGVYGIVALIVRMDEFGTSLINLNEEENSISDSIGRFFVNALPKVIKALSVIGTLALLLVSGGIFVHNIDFMHHILPNVPSIIIEFLAGLVVGFIALLLFEGTKKLFKK; this is encoded by the coding sequence ATGGCTTCGGGATTTTTTGCAATTTTAGACGATGTAGCGGCATTATTAGATGATGTAGCGGCAATGAGTAAAATAGCCACTAAGAAGACGGCTGGTATATTAGGTGACGATTTAGCCGTAAATGCAGAGAAAGCCTCTGGGTTTGTCTCTAAAAGGGAATTACCGGTGTTATGGGCAATTTCTAAAGGCTCTTTATTGAATAAAATTATCATTCTACCTATAGCCTTTTTATTGAGTGCCTTTCTGCCCTGGGCGGTAACCGTAGTTTTAATACTTGGTGGTATATATTTGGCTTTTGAAGGGGCAGAGAAAATATATGAATTCTTTGTGCCACACGAACATGATCATGTTGCGGCCAGTATTCAGCCAATGACCAAAGAAGAAATTCTAGAATTGGAAAAGACAAAAGTAAAATCTGCCATAGTAACTGATTTTATTTTATCGATTGAAATCGTCATCATCGCTTTAGGCGCTGTAATTTCCGAGCCTTTAGTTACACAGATTATGGTGGTTTCCGTAGTCGCATTAATTGCAACTGTAGGGGTATATGGTATTGTGGCACTAATTGTACGTATGGATGAATTTGGTACTAGCCTTATTAACCTTAATGAAGAAGAAAATAGTATTTCTGACAGTATTGGTCGCTTCTTTGTAAATGCTTTACCAAAGGTAATAAAGGCCTTATCTGTTATTGGAACGCTTGCCCTGTTATTGGTTTCTGGAGGTATTTTTGTGCATAATATTGACTTTATGCATCATATATTACCTAACGTACCCAGTATTATAATTGAATTCTTAGCCGGACTAGTTGTAGGTTTTATAGCACTTTTACTTTTTGAAGGGACTAAGAAACTTTTTAAAAAGTAG
- a CDS encoding DNA polymerase III subunit alpha — MYLNCHTYYSLRYGTFSEIELLQLAKDHGVTQLVLTDINNTSACLNFVRKASEYDVRPILGIDFRNGVEPCFVGVAKNNEGFLELNDFLSHHIHNEKKIPEIAPQFKEVFVIYPFEKVLQHEKKTFAEHEFIGVSVNELKRLRFSKLLEQRDKIVLLQPVTFRNKRDFNAHRLLRAIDNNTLLSMLSVTEQARDDEHMYAIPNLAAYFSEHSFILENTQRLMDACSIYFDFTTDREPQNLSKYLGSTEEDELFLEQLCQEGLPLRYPDINQAVLDRLEKELYLIKEMNFVSYFLINWDIITHARKQNFFYVGRGSGANSIVAYLLFITDVDPMELDLYFERFINLYRVNPPDFDIDFSHRDRPVMTQYIFNRFENVALLGTYVTFQSRGVIRELGKVFGLPKDEIDLLCNGNVEASRLDNISALVLKYTQLLHGMPNYLSIHAGGILITEKPIHWFSATNMPPKGFPTTQFDMVIAEDVGIFKFDILAQRGLSKIKETLDILERDRPEEFAKFDIHDVKAFKKDPKVNNLVKTAQCMGCFYVESPAMRMLLKKLEVDTYLGLVAASSIIRPGVSKSGMMREYILRHRNKGRAEELAHPVMLEIMPETYGVMVYQEDVIKVAHHFADLDLGEADVLRRGMSGKFRSREEFQKVQDKFMDNCRKKGYAEKLIQEIWNQVASFAGYAFAKGHSASYAVESYQSLFLRAYYPLEYMVAVLNNGGGFYKPEFYVHEARMLGATIHPPCVNRSNADNRIYGKNLFLGLGYLRELEQRVMERILKERYLHDDFRSLEDFLDRLIISIEQVSILIRIDAFRFTETNKHELLWKAHLFLNKTKKIDHPKLFAPRHQHFQIPSLYSTNLEVAFTQLELLGFSLCSPFELLVEAPLNSSGSKDLERYLNRNIDIYGYLITVKRTRTQKGKAMFFATLLDQQGQVFDTVLFPPVAEKYMFRGRGIYRFYGKVVSEFGFLSIEVIKLQKQDYIQDPRYADMKTSVKVFDQKKTGEKAGAREENIEVRE, encoded by the coding sequence ATGTACCTAAACTGCCACACATACTACAGCCTTCGCTACGGGACTTTCTCGGAGATTGAGCTTTTGCAATTGGCAAAAGATCATGGGGTAACGCAATTAGTACTGACCGATATTAATAATACCTCTGCTTGTTTAAATTTTGTTCGTAAAGCGTCTGAATATGATGTGCGGCCTATTTTGGGAATCGATTTCAGAAACGGAGTAGAACCTTGTTTTGTAGGTGTTGCCAAAAATAATGAAGGATTTTTAGAACTCAATGATTTCTTGTCGCATCACATTCACAACGAAAAGAAAATTCCAGAAATCGCTCCGCAGTTTAAAGAGGTGTTCGTTATCTATCCGTTTGAGAAAGTACTTCAGCATGAAAAGAAAACTTTTGCCGAACATGAGTTTATAGGGGTTTCTGTTAACGAGCTAAAGCGACTTCGGTTTTCAAAATTATTGGAGCAGCGAGATAAAATTGTGCTATTACAACCCGTAACATTCAGAAATAAGCGCGATTTTAATGCACATCGTTTACTACGTGCCATTGATAATAACACTTTGCTGAGTATGTTGTCGGTAACAGAGCAGGCTCGTGATGATGAACACATGTACGCGATACCTAATTTGGCGGCGTATTTTTCTGAACATAGTTTTATACTTGAAAACACCCAGCGGTTAATGGATGCTTGTTCCATTTATTTCGATTTTACTACAGACCGGGAACCTCAAAATTTGAGCAAGTATTTAGGAAGTACAGAAGAAGATGAACTATTCTTAGAACAACTGTGTCAAGAAGGCTTACCGCTCAGGTATCCTGATATAAATCAGGCGGTATTGGACCGCTTGGAGAAGGAGCTGTACCTCATTAAAGAAATGAATTTTGTCTCTTACTTTCTTATCAATTGGGATATCATCACTCATGCCAGAAAGCAGAATTTCTTTTATGTGGGTAGGGGTAGCGGTGCCAATAGTATTGTGGCATACCTGCTTTTTATTACCGATGTAGATCCCATGGAGCTGGACCTGTATTTTGAGCGTTTTATTAATCTGTATCGTGTAAATCCGCCCGATTTCGATATTGATTTCTCGCATCGCGACAGACCGGTGATGACGCAGTATATTTTTAACCGATTCGAAAATGTTGCGCTCTTGGGGACCTATGTTACTTTTCAATCTAGGGGAGTAATCAGAGAGCTAGGCAAGGTATTCGGGCTGCCAAAAGATGAAATAGATCTATTGTGTAATGGTAATGTTGAGGCGAGTAGATTAGATAATATATCGGCTTTGGTATTGAAATACACGCAACTATTGCATGGCATGCCCAATTATTTGAGTATTCATGCAGGCGGAATTCTAATTACCGAAAAACCCATTCACTGGTTTTCGGCAACCAATATGCCCCCAAAAGGATTTCCCACCACACAGTTTGATATGGTGATTGCCGAAGATGTCGGTATTTTTAAGTTTGATATTCTTGCACAACGCGGACTCTCAAAAATAAAAGAGACGCTAGATATTTTGGAACGCGACCGACCAGAAGAATTTGCCAAGTTTGATATTCATGATGTCAAGGCATTTAAAAAAGACCCGAAAGTCAATAATTTGGTAAAAACTGCGCAGTGCATGGGTTGTTTTTATGTGGAATCTCCCGCTATGCGGATGCTGTTGAAAAAACTAGAGGTAGATACCTATTTGGGTCTCGTAGCGGCAAGTTCTATTATTCGCCCAGGAGTGTCTAAAAGCGGAATGATGCGCGAATATATTCTTCGCCATCGTAACAAGGGTAGGGCAGAAGAATTGGCGCATCCGGTAATGTTAGAAATTATGCCAGAGACATACGGAGTTATGGTCTACCAAGAAGATGTGATAAAAGTAGCCCATCATTTTGCCGATTTAGATTTGGGCGAAGCCGATGTGCTACGGCGTGGTATGAGTGGTAAGTTCCGTTCACGGGAGGAGTTTCAAAAAGTGCAGGATAAATTTATGGATAACTGCCGTAAAAAGGGATATGCAGAAAAGCTCATTCAAGAAATTTGGAATCAGGTAGCAAGTTTTGCAGGCTATGCATTTGCCAAAGGGCATTCGGCATCGTACGCTGTAGAAAGTTACCAAAGTTTGTTTTTACGTGCCTACTATCCGTTAGAATATATGGTGGCGGTGCTCAATAATGGTGGCGGATTTTATAAGCCCGAATTCTATGTGCACGAAGCCCGTATGTTAGGGGCAACAATTCATCCGCCTTGCGTAAATAGGAGTAATGCGGATAATCGTATCTATGGAAAAAATCTGTTTTTAGGATTGGGTTATTTACGGGAATTGGAACAACGGGTGATGGAACGTATTTTAAAGGAAAGATATTTACATGATGATTTTAGGTCCTTAGAAGATTTTTTGGATAGACTGATCATCTCCATAGAACAAGTCAGTATTTTAATACGAATTGATGCATTTCGATTTACGGAAACCAATAAACACGAACTATTATGGAAAGCACATTTGTTTTTGAATAAGACCAAAAAGATAGACCACCCGAAATTATTTGCACCACGGCATCAGCATTTTCAGATTCCTTCATTGTACAGTACCAATTTAGAAGTGGCTTTTACGCAATTAGAATTGTTAGGGTTTAGTTTATGCAGTCCGTTTGAGCTTTTGGTAGAAGCACCATTAAATAGTTCTGGGAGTAAAGATTTAGAGCGGTATTTAAATAGGAATATTGATATCTACGGATATTTAATAACGGTAAAGCGAACCAGAACACAGAAAGGTAAAGCCATGTTCTTTGCCACGCTGTTAGATCAACAAGGGCAAGTTTTTGATACCGTGCTGTTTCCGCCTGTAGCAGAAAAATATATGTTCAGGGGAAGAGGAATTTATAGATTCTACGGTAAGGTAGTTAGCGAGTTTGGCTTTTTAAGTATAGAGGTTATTAAACTTCAAAAACAAGATTATATTCAAGACCCAAGATATGCCGATATGAAAACCAGTGTTAAGGTTTTTGATCAAAAGAAAACGGGTGAGAAAGCAGGAGCGAGAGAAGAGAATATAGAAGTTAGAGAATAG